A single window of Silurus meridionalis isolate SWU-2019-XX chromosome 11, ASM1480568v1, whole genome shotgun sequence DNA harbors:
- the cops4 gene encoding COP9 signalosome complex subunit 4 yields MASGVRQELAQLMNSTGSHKDLVGKYRQILEKALQLTDTEQLEALKAFVEAMVNENVSLVISRQLLTDFCTHLPSLPDSTAKSVYHFTLEKIQPRVISFEEQVASIRQHLATIYEKEEDWRNAAQVLVGIPLETGQKQYNVDYKLDTYLKIARLYLEDDDPVQAEAYINRASLLQNESTNEQLQIHYKVCYARVLDYRRKFIEAAQRYNELSYKSIVHESERLEALKHALHCTILASAGQQRSRMLATLFKDERCQQLAAYGILEKMYLDRIIRGNQLQEFAAMLMPHQKATTADGSSILDRAVIEHNLLSASKLYNNITFEELGALLEIPPAKAEKIASQMITEGRMNGFIDQIDGIVHFETREPLPTWDKQIQSLCFQVNNLLEKISQAAPEWTAQAMEAQMSQ; encoded by the exons ATGGCGTCTGGTGTGAGGCAGGAGCTCGCGCAGCTCATGAACTCTACCGGTTCTCACAAAGACCTAGTGGGAAA gTATCGCCAGATCTTGGAGAAAGCTCTTCAGTTGACTGATACAGAGCAGCTGGAGGCTTTGAAAGCATTTGTGGAAGCCA TGGTCAATGAGAACGTGAGTTTGGTCATATCCCGGCAGCTCCTCACTGATTTCTGCACACACCTTCCAAGTCTACCTGACAGCACTGCCAAATCCGTCTACCACTTCACCCTCGAGAAGATCCAACCCCGAGTCATCTCCTTTGAAGAGCAG GTGGCGTCAATCAGACAGCATTTAGCAACTATATATGAGAAGGAAGAGGACTGGAGGAACGCTGCGCAGGTTTTAGTGGGCATTCCTCTCGAGACGGGACAGAA ACAGTACAATGTTGACTACAAGTTAGACACGTACCTGAAGATCGCTCGGCTTTATCTGGAGGATGATGATCCGGTTCAGGCTGAGGCCTACATCAACCGTGCCTCATTACTGCAGAACGAGTCCACCAACGAGCAGCTGCAGATCCACTACAAG GTGTGCTACGCCAGAGTGTTGGACTACAGGAGGAAGTTTATAGAAGCAGCCCAGCGCTATAACGAGCTTTCTTACAAATCCATAGTGCACGAGAGCGAGCGCCTGGAGGCTCTAAAGCACGCTCTGCACTGCACGATTCTGGCCTCGGCAG GGCAGCAGAGGTCTCGGATGTTGGCCACGCTGTTTAAGGATGAGCGATGTCAGCAGCTGGCAGCGTACGGCATTCTCGAGAAGATGTACTTGGATAGGATCATCCGGGGGAACCAGCTGCAGGAGTTTGCTGCTATGCTAATGCCCCATCAGAAAGCCACCACAGCAGATG GTTCGAGTATTCTGGATCGAGCTGTTATTGAACACAACCTGCTCTCTGCTAGCAAACTATACAACAACATCACGTTCGAGGAGCTGGGTGCCCTTCTGGAGATTCCACCTGCAAAG GCGGAGAAAATCGCTTCCCAGATGATCACAGAGGGTCGCATGAATGGCTTTATCGACCAGATAGATGGCATCGTCCACTTTGAGA CTCGAGAGCCGCTGCCCACCTGGGACAAACAGATCCAGTCGCTCTGCTTCCAGGTGAACAACCTGCTAGAGAAGATCAGCCAGGCAGCACCGGAGTGGACGGCACAGGCCATGGAGGCCCAGATGTCCCAGTAA
- the lin54 gene encoding protein lin-54 homolog isoform X1 codes for MCVSVQCVCKSMDVVSPDLNSILPDEIMDTEAMAMEEDPPADTLTPPSRSAPEPTQVPMETEVPEIVNLCPTTTPTQKTEALTTLTATDSTLCSFSPGTQLVITSSSSAGPKMATTMTTVQTSSTVVGQNVTKLSTPFTPTSPVNHQLIINKVAADGKSPGTAVLKQEGQKLLVTGLSKTGQPIVFALPNTWSKPATSQGTGGDIKPQPTQFKVVSAGTKPVIGVQTVSSANQLPGSSSPLQAQQLKTVQITKKTPVSTAGPMITKLIITKALNNKGLSSQATITPVVTGRVLTQSTPVTPPRTITIGETISTTPQSLSSVSSNSKVAISPLKSPSKVTVAAQPSNSPQKPMAVPLNVALGQQILTVQQTPSTSPAKAGSSSTAQTVKPVQTVTVGGVNTPQFKTIIPLATPSNVQQIQVPGSRFHYVRLVTATTGNTAQTANSSTTTNSTTIHSAKPMVMNTAAVRMSVPIVPAQTVKQVVPKPMTSAAQVVSSSQTQQRLIMPAAPLPQIQPNLTNLPPGTVLAPAPGSGNMGYAVLPAQYVTQLQQSTFVTLASSSSFSAPSSIQTQARLPLNGLSPSDATSRPRKPCNCTKSQCLKLYCDCFANGEFCNNCNCVNCFNNLDHESDRLKAIKACLDRNPVAFKPKIGKGKEGESERRHSKGCNCKKSGCLKNYCECYEAKIMCSSICKCVGCKNFEESPERKTLMHLADAAEVRVQQQTAAKTKLSSQISDLLTRTTPTISSSGGKLPYTFVTKEVAEATCDCLLEQGRKAERYNQPQAVAERLILEEFGHCLCRIISSAAKAKTDCSINC; via the exons atgtgtgtttcagtgcagtgtgtgtgtaaaagcatgGACGTGGTGTCTCCTGACCTGAACAGCATCCTCCCTGATGAGATCATGGACACCGAGGCCATGGCCATGGAGGAGGACCCTCCTGCTGACACCCTGACTCCGCCCTCTCGTTCAGCCCCCGAGCCGACTCAGGTTCCTATGGAGACGGAGGTTCCCGAAATCGTCAACTTGTGTCCCACTACCACGCCGACGCAGAAAACGGAAGCTCTGACCACCCTGACCGCGACAGACTCCACGCTGTGCAGCTTCAGCCCCGGGACTCAGCTTGTCAtcacctcttcttcctctgcTGGCCCCAAGATGGCCACCACCATGACCACAGTGCAGACCAGTAGTACTGTAGTCGGTCAGAACGTCACCAAGCTATCGACTCCGTTCACACCCACCAGCCCAGTCAATCACCAGCTCATCATCAACAAAGTGGCGGCGGATGGAAAGTCTCCTGGTACAGCAGTGCTCAAACAGGAAGGGCAGAAGCTCCTGGTCACAGGTCTGAGTAAAACGGGTCAGCCCATCGTCTTTGCATTGCCAAACACCTGGAGCAAACCGGCCACATCTCAGGGCACAGGGGGAGACATCAAGCCTCAGCCCACACAGTTCAAAGTGGTCTCAGCTGGAACCAAGCCTGTGATTGGAGTACAGACTGTGAGCTCAGCCAATCAGCTGCCGGGATCCTCTTCCCCTCTACAGGCTCAGCAACTCAAAactgtacag ATAACGAAGAAGACGCCTGTCTCCACAGCAGGACCCATGATCACCAAGCTGATCATCACAAAAGCTCTGAACAACAAGGGCCTGAGCAGCCAAGCCACCATCACTCCTGTGGTCACAG GACGGGTTCTGACTCAGAGTACACCAGTGACCCCTCCACGGACCATCACCATCGGAGAGACCATCAGCACAACGCCACAGAGTCTCTCCTCCGTCAGCAGCAACAGCAAAGTGGCCATTTCTCCTCTAAAATCTCCCAGcaag GTCACTGTGGCCGCTCAGCCTTCCAACTCCCCCCAGAAACCCATGGCCGTGCCCCTGAACGTGGCTCTGGGGCAGCAGATCCTCACTGTGCAGCAGACACCTTCTACTTCACCAGCTAAAGCAGGAAGCAGTTCCACTGCTCAg ACGGTGAAGCCTGTCCAAACTGTGACAGTGGGCGGAGTCAACACGCCTCAGTTTAAGACCATCATCCCCTTGGCCACACCCTCCAATGTTCAGCAGATCCAGGTACCCGGCAGCCGCTTCCATTACGTGCGCCTGGTCACGGCCACCACTGGGAACACTGCCCAGACGGCCaactccagcaccaccaccaacTCAACCACCATCCAttctg CTAAGCCAATGGTGATGAACACGGCTGCAGTGAGGATGTCCGTTCCCATCGTTCCTGCTCAGACGGTCAAACAG GTGGTGCCGAAACCGATGACCTCAGCGGCCCAAGTGGTGAGCAGCAGTCAGACGCAGCAGAGACTCATCATGCCGGCTGCTCCACTCCCTCAGATCCAACCCAATCTCACCAACCTGCCCCCCGGCACCGTGCTCGCTCCGGCCCCGGGCTCAGGGAACATGGGCTACGCCGTGCTGCCAGCTCAATACGtcacacag CTTCAGCAGTCCACGTTCGTGACTTTGGCGAGCAGCTCGAGTTTCTCTGCCCCGAGCTCCATCCAGACCCAGGCCAGACTTCCTCTGAAtgg TTTATCTCCATCAGACGCGACCTCCCGACCACGGAAGCCGTGTAACTGCACCAAATCACAGTGCCTGaaact aTATTGCGACTGCTTTGCAAACGGAGAATTTTGCAACAACTGCAACTGTGTGAACTGCTTCAACAACCTTGACCACGAGAGCGATCGCCTGAAAGCCATTAAG GCTTGTTTGGACAGAAACCCGGTGGCCTTCAAGCCGAAGATCGGTAAAGGGAAGGAAGGAGAATCGGAGAGGAGACACAGCAAAGGCTGCAACTGTAAAAAGTCGGGGTGTTTAAAAAATTACTGCGAGTGTTATGAG GCGAAGATTATGTGCTCGTCGATCTGTAAGTGTGTGGGCTGTAAGAACTTTGAGGAGAGTCCTGAGAGGAAGACTCTGATGCACTTGGCCGATGCGGCGGAGGTTCGTGTGCAGCAGCAAACTGCAGCTAAAACCAAACTGTCCTCTCAGATCTCAGACCTTCTGACCAGGACCACACCGACCATCAGCAGCAGCGGCGGGAA GTTGCCGTACACGTTTGTAACGAAGGAGGTAGCCGAGGCGACGTGTGATTGTCTGCTGGAGCAGGGGAGGAAGGCGGAGCGTTATAATCAGCCCCAGGCGGTGGCAGAGAGACTGATCCTGGAGGAGTTCGGTCACTGCCTGTGCAGAATCATCAGCTCTGCTGCTAAAGCCAAGACAGACTGTTCCATCAACTGCTAG
- the lin54 gene encoding protein lin-54 homolog isoform X2 produces MDVVSPDLNSILPDEIMDTEAMAMEEDPPADTLTPPSRSAPEPTQVPMETEVPEIVNLCPTTTPTQKTEALTTLTATDSTLCSFSPGTQLVITSSSSAGPKMATTMTTVQTSSTVVGQNVTKLSTPFTPTSPVNHQLIINKVAADGKSPGTAVLKQEGQKLLVTGLSKTGQPIVFALPNTWSKPATSQGTGGDIKPQPTQFKVVSAGTKPVIGVQTVSSANQLPGSSSPLQAQQLKTVQITKKTPVSTAGPMITKLIITKALNNKGLSSQATITPVVTGRVLTQSTPVTPPRTITIGETISTTPQSLSSVSSNSKVAISPLKSPSKVTVAAQPSNSPQKPMAVPLNVALGQQILTVQQTPSTSPAKAGSSSTAQTVKPVQTVTVGGVNTPQFKTIIPLATPSNVQQIQVPGSRFHYVRLVTATTGNTAQTANSSTTTNSTTIHSAKPMVMNTAAVRMSVPIVPAQTVKQVVPKPMTSAAQVVSSSQTQQRLIMPAAPLPQIQPNLTNLPPGTVLAPAPGSGNMGYAVLPAQYVTQLQQSTFVTLASSSSFSAPSSIQTQARLPLNGLSPSDATSRPRKPCNCTKSQCLKLYCDCFANGEFCNNCNCVNCFNNLDHESDRLKAIKACLDRNPVAFKPKIGKGKEGESERRHSKGCNCKKSGCLKNYCECYEAKIMCSSICKCVGCKNFEESPERKTLMHLADAAEVRVQQQTAAKTKLSSQISDLLTRTTPTISSSGGKLPYTFVTKEVAEATCDCLLEQGRKAERYNQPQAVAERLILEEFGHCLCRIISSAAKAKTDCSINC; encoded by the exons atgGACGTGGTGTCTCCTGACCTGAACAGCATCCTCCCTGATGAGATCATGGACACCGAGGCCATGGCCATGGAGGAGGACCCTCCTGCTGACACCCTGACTCCGCCCTCTCGTTCAGCCCCCGAGCCGACTCAGGTTCCTATGGAGACGGAGGTTCCCGAAATCGTCAACTTGTGTCCCACTACCACGCCGACGCAGAAAACGGAAGCTCTGACCACCCTGACCGCGACAGACTCCACGCTGTGCAGCTTCAGCCCCGGGACTCAGCTTGTCAtcacctcttcttcctctgcTGGCCCCAAGATGGCCACCACCATGACCACAGTGCAGACCAGTAGTACTGTAGTCGGTCAGAACGTCACCAAGCTATCGACTCCGTTCACACCCACCAGCCCAGTCAATCACCAGCTCATCATCAACAAAGTGGCGGCGGATGGAAAGTCTCCTGGTACAGCAGTGCTCAAACAGGAAGGGCAGAAGCTCCTGGTCACAGGTCTGAGTAAAACGGGTCAGCCCATCGTCTTTGCATTGCCAAACACCTGGAGCAAACCGGCCACATCTCAGGGCACAGGGGGAGACATCAAGCCTCAGCCCACACAGTTCAAAGTGGTCTCAGCTGGAACCAAGCCTGTGATTGGAGTACAGACTGTGAGCTCAGCCAATCAGCTGCCGGGATCCTCTTCCCCTCTACAGGCTCAGCAACTCAAAactgtacag ATAACGAAGAAGACGCCTGTCTCCACAGCAGGACCCATGATCACCAAGCTGATCATCACAAAAGCTCTGAACAACAAGGGCCTGAGCAGCCAAGCCACCATCACTCCTGTGGTCACAG GACGGGTTCTGACTCAGAGTACACCAGTGACCCCTCCACGGACCATCACCATCGGAGAGACCATCAGCACAACGCCACAGAGTCTCTCCTCCGTCAGCAGCAACAGCAAAGTGGCCATTTCTCCTCTAAAATCTCCCAGcaag GTCACTGTGGCCGCTCAGCCTTCCAACTCCCCCCAGAAACCCATGGCCGTGCCCCTGAACGTGGCTCTGGGGCAGCAGATCCTCACTGTGCAGCAGACACCTTCTACTTCACCAGCTAAAGCAGGAAGCAGTTCCACTGCTCAg ACGGTGAAGCCTGTCCAAACTGTGACAGTGGGCGGAGTCAACACGCCTCAGTTTAAGACCATCATCCCCTTGGCCACACCCTCCAATGTTCAGCAGATCCAGGTACCCGGCAGCCGCTTCCATTACGTGCGCCTGGTCACGGCCACCACTGGGAACACTGCCCAGACGGCCaactccagcaccaccaccaacTCAACCACCATCCAttctg CTAAGCCAATGGTGATGAACACGGCTGCAGTGAGGATGTCCGTTCCCATCGTTCCTGCTCAGACGGTCAAACAG GTGGTGCCGAAACCGATGACCTCAGCGGCCCAAGTGGTGAGCAGCAGTCAGACGCAGCAGAGACTCATCATGCCGGCTGCTCCACTCCCTCAGATCCAACCCAATCTCACCAACCTGCCCCCCGGCACCGTGCTCGCTCCGGCCCCGGGCTCAGGGAACATGGGCTACGCCGTGCTGCCAGCTCAATACGtcacacag CTTCAGCAGTCCACGTTCGTGACTTTGGCGAGCAGCTCGAGTTTCTCTGCCCCGAGCTCCATCCAGACCCAGGCCAGACTTCCTCTGAAtgg TTTATCTCCATCAGACGCGACCTCCCGACCACGGAAGCCGTGTAACTGCACCAAATCACAGTGCCTGaaact aTATTGCGACTGCTTTGCAAACGGAGAATTTTGCAACAACTGCAACTGTGTGAACTGCTTCAACAACCTTGACCACGAGAGCGATCGCCTGAAAGCCATTAAG GCTTGTTTGGACAGAAACCCGGTGGCCTTCAAGCCGAAGATCGGTAAAGGGAAGGAAGGAGAATCGGAGAGGAGACACAGCAAAGGCTGCAACTGTAAAAAGTCGGGGTGTTTAAAAAATTACTGCGAGTGTTATGAG GCGAAGATTATGTGCTCGTCGATCTGTAAGTGTGTGGGCTGTAAGAACTTTGAGGAGAGTCCTGAGAGGAAGACTCTGATGCACTTGGCCGATGCGGCGGAGGTTCGTGTGCAGCAGCAAACTGCAGCTAAAACCAAACTGTCCTCTCAGATCTCAGACCTTCTGACCAGGACCACACCGACCATCAGCAGCAGCGGCGGGAA GTTGCCGTACACGTTTGTAACGAAGGAGGTAGCCGAGGCGACGTGTGATTGTCTGCTGGAGCAGGGGAGGAAGGCGGAGCGTTATAATCAGCCCCAGGCGGTGGCAGAGAGACTGATCCTGGAGGAGTTCGGTCACTGCCTGTGCAGAATCATCAGCTCTGCTGCTAAAGCCAAGACAGACTGTTCCATCAACTGCTAG
- the LOC124393089 gene encoding SOSS complex subunit C isoform X2, which produces MASNPPAQGFQNKNRVAILAELDKEKRRLIQSQSMNNPGASIPLSRPPVKEFRDHAEQQHIAAQQKAALQHAHAHSSGFFITQDSSFGNLILPVLPRLDAE; this is translated from the exons ATGGCGTCAAATCCACCGGCACAAG GATTTCAGAATAAAAACCGAGTGGCGATTTTAGCGGAATTGGATAAAGAGAAGCGGCGCCTGATCCAGAGTCAGTCTATGAACAATCCAGGAGCCAG tatTCCGCTCTCCAGACCTCCAGTGAAGGAGTTTCGGGATCACGCAGAGCAGCAGCACATCGCCGCGCAGCAGAAAGCAGCGTTACAG catgcacACGCTCACTCATCAGGCTTCTTCATCACACAAGACTCGTCGTTCGGGAACCTGATCCTCCCCGTGCTGCCGCGACTCGACGCAGAGTGA
- the LOC124393089 gene encoding SOSS complex subunit C isoform X1, translating into MASNPPAQGTGFQNKNRVAILAELDKEKRRLIQSQSMNNPGASIPLSRPPVKEFRDHAEQQHIAAQQKAALQHAHAHSSGFFITQDSSFGNLILPVLPRLDAE; encoded by the exons ATGGCGTCAAATCCACCGGCACAAGGTACAG GATTTCAGAATAAAAACCGAGTGGCGATTTTAGCGGAATTGGATAAAGAGAAGCGGCGCCTGATCCAGAGTCAGTCTATGAACAATCCAGGAGCCAG tatTCCGCTCTCCAGACCTCCAGTGAAGGAGTTTCGGGATCACGCAGAGCAGCAGCACATCGCCGCGCAGCAGAAAGCAGCGTTACAG catgcacACGCTCACTCATCAGGCTTCTTCATCACACAAGACTCGTCGTTCGGGAACCTGATCCTCCCCGTGCTGCCGCGACTCGACGCAGAGTGA